The Penaeus vannamei isolate JL-2024 chromosome 23, ASM4276789v1, whole genome shotgun sequence DNA window CGCCCAAGCCTCACTCGAGTGGCTCCGAGGATCAGCCGCCGACGTGGACTTCGAACTCGACGCCATCCAGAGGAACTTCGAGATCGCCAAGCAAGAATCCTCCTCCTTGAAGGACCTGTTCAGACGCCAGTATGCCAAACCCTTCCTGCTCGCCATGGGCCTCATGCTCTTCCAACAGCTGTCTGGCATCAACGCCGTCATCTTCTACACCGTGTCGATCTTCAAGATGTCGGGTTCCACCATCAACAACTACCTGTCGACCATCATCGTGGGCGTCGTGAACCTGCTCTCCACCTTCCTCGCCAACGTGCTCATCGACCGACTAGGAAGAAAGATCCTCCTTTACGTGTCGAGTGTCTTGATCGTGTTGTCACTCGTGGCTCTGGGAACGTTCTTTTACATCAAGGTGTGTATTACAGCCTTCACACTCCTTTTctgtgtgttcttttcttttctgtgtgttcttttcttttttcttcttcttcgtctggtTCTTGTTTTGTTCGTAACGTGCTGGTAGGTTTATTGTTTATTCTGGTCAGCTCCGCATTCTTAAATATTTttccgctttctcctctctctctcgtttgtctgtttatcaTCATGGTTTTGCGTTTCTGTCATTTCTACAATTTTTCCGTACAAAAAGATGTGAATACCATTGTTTAAATTTTCTAAGAAATTTCCGTACAAAAAGATGTGAAAACCATTATTTAAAATGTTAtgattaatggcaataatgttaTGACAAgggtagtaatagcaatgaaataAAAACGCGAATATGAACCATATCACaatgatgaattaataataatgctggcactaataattgcgataaaacGATATATATGACATCGCTTCCACCAACAATATTAATGCTAAAGATTATACAAGTCAAAAAGTATATTCAGGTTTTATCAAGAGATTCTGCATTATAATTCGCATCTGGCTTCCATCATTATGCATGATTCGCAATATATTCAGAATTATTCGACCCAAGAGAATTATAAATCGTAAAATCGCGTCATTATCAAATTtctatccttatttttttatgttttttatttgtttatttattttttattgttgttaattatttattttttattgttgttaattatttattttttgcttatttgtcgtatttcatttacttttatctGAATATATCTACCAATTGCTTATATCTCTATTActgatttttttatatacgtatttagTTATTTTCTTTGCCTTACTACTAGTTTCCACTGGTTAACATGTTTGTCTAATTATGCAAATGCAATGGCCGTTGTCTGAATGTTTATGTTGAAGCCCGGGCAGACATTCTGGACTCCTCGTGCAAGAGTGTGTTATCCTCATCATAAAGACCCAAAGGCACTGTGCAACACTGAATACTAAGTGATCAACACGACCTCCGGGTTGCTCTGCGTAAACAAACCGTAGAGGCAAAAACAGTCTCAGATGTCCCTTGTGGTAATGGGTTCAAAATGAGCTAGAGGTCATGGTCGGGTTGTGTTCGCTGTCATTTTTTATCGGTGTGCTTTCGTTATTGGgcctttgtgtttatatattatgttatacacacatacacacacacacacacacacacacacacacacatatatatatatatatatattgttacttgTATAATACATTAGCAAAACATTTGTGTAGGACAATATTAAATGAAGATTATCTGCGCGGATTCACGTTTGTAAACTTGCACTCAGACCTTATCTGGTGCGACGCGTGTTTCAAACAAACTGCTTTCGCTAACAGCtgaccgttctctctctcccttgcaggAAACGGCGGAAAACGCGATGTCCGTCGCCGGGACCATGAACCTGACGGCAGGCGCGGGGAACAGCACGGATGACGTCACGGGCTGGAAGGAGACCGTCGACAGCCTCTCCTGGCTGCCCCTCGTCAGCTTCATGGTCTACGTGGTCGCCTTCTCCCTCGGCTGGGGCCCCATCCCCTGGCTCTTCATGGGGGAGGCCCTGCCCGTCAAGATCAGGGGCCCCGCCGCGTCCATCGTCACGGCCCTGAACTGGTCCTGCACCTTCGTCATCACCAAGACCTTCCCTGGGATGGTGGAGCTGATCGGGCCGTCCTACGTGTTCTACATATTCACGGGCATCATGACCCTAGCGACCTTGTTCGCCTTCTTCCTCGTGCCCGAGACTCGAGGGAAGACGCTGGAGGAGATCGAGGAGGAGCTGTCGGGGAGGAGCAGCCTGCGGAACCGCAAGATCAGCACCGTGTCCGGCCTGCACATGTAGGGCTCTGGCTGTGAACGTTAGGAAGGACACAAGCATGCAGGTCGTCTGGCCTGTCCGCGTGCGAGGCGCTTGGTTCCCATGTGTGAGAGAGCGAACGAGGCGACGCTGCGCACTGGCGAATCCAAacgtttctctcttcgtttttcatCCCGATGTGGCTAGTCAAGGGAAAGGGATACAGCCCTTTGAAGGAATTGTCAACCACTTGTTTGGCAATGGAAATGACATGAGTTTGGCTGCGACGCCGTTTGTTCAGTGTGATTATTTTATTGCACTTTGTCAGGGAATCTAGACTCAGCGAAGTTTAGATATAAAACATTTTTGTTGTCAGAACTAGTAGGGTGAAACGGCATTCTTCTGCGGAATCTTTATAAAgtacttttttgtattttaacaaaaaaaaaaaaaaaaaagatttcgtgTCAATGAAACGTAAATACTTTTGCTCTCTTACTATTTACATCACGGAAATTTGTGATAGTTTCTGCTGGTGCTATCTGATTCGTGTCGAACACTTTTTCACATATTTAGTTGTCGTTTATATTCTTATGACCCTAAGGAAATGGAACTCGGCATCATACACGCAAGAAATGGATTTCAAACAAATTGCTGAACTTCATGTTTCggttttatttatacattcctTAGAAACGAACTTGTGTAAAATAAATTCTGCCTTAGTGCCTTATTCGGGGCAGTCATCATAGGTCTTCCATTAGAGACATTTCGAAAGATATCAGAATCATTATGGTGTTTGTGAttgatatatttcatgtatatgcttgtatacaaTAGcacatgcgtgtgtacatatttacaaacagtATAAAACACACTTGTTATACCTAATAGTTTAGAAATATTCTTTATGGACACAGTAATATATGATGTTCATATGTGGGTTTAGTATAGTATTTGCACCACTGACCGTGTTAGTTATTTACAACATATATAGCCATCTAAGTTTTGTACTTGTGTAAGTTAAACAATATTGGTACTTTATGATACtgacatatataaatgtgattaGTATGTTTGTAAGTTGGAGTGTCATGTAAAtgatatttatctgcatataaagagtaagtttgtgtgtgcgttcagTAGTGAATGACAGGCAGGTCTCATGCACTGGGATATTTGCCTGAAGTGAGGTACCAATCacggtgagtaagtgagtgtacAGTACATTAGTGGGTAGCCATTTCTGTTCGATCAACAGGAGACTCTCAAATCCATTAATCATATATTCTCTCGATAACCTATAAGTTTGTTATATGAATCcgtgtaatatacatgtatgtaagctttatatgtatacgtgcacacttgtatgcagttttttttttttaaagctctttaataataatattgcctaATAGATTGTTGTAGTATTATAGGTTTCTTAATAAAACTTGACACAGGAGAATGTTATATCTGACCTCCACGCTACCGATGATTTTGGTGGCCTCACGCAGCCGCCGACAGTGTCCCCCGCGACCGATAAGGCAGAGGTCGATAAACTCGGTGTCCTGTCGGTGTGCTTGGGATGAATGGAGTGCTGTAACCTCTCTAGCctgaactatatatgtatatatactatatatgttattgtggatatatgtatatatatatatgtatatatatatatatatatatatatatatatatatataattatatttatacacacacacacacacacacacacacacacacacacacacacacacacacacacacacacacacacatatatatatatatatatatatatatatatatatatatatacatatatatatataatatatatatatgtataaatatatatatatataaatatatatatatatacatatatatatatgtatatatatatatatatatatatatatatatatatatataaacatatatctatgtatcagtgtgcatgtgtgattgagtgtgtgtgtgtgtgtgtgtgtgtgtgtgtgtgtgtgtgtgtgtgtgtgtatacatatatatatacatacatacatacatacataaatatgcataaatgcacacacgcacacacacacacacacacacacacacacacacacacacacacacacacacacacacatatatatatatatatacatatgtatgtatgtatatgcatatgtacatatatgcttatatacatataaatgtgtatttatctgtctatctatctatctatccatctttatttatgtatatgtatatataaatatatttatgtatatatacatatacatatatatatatacatatatttatatacatatatatatatatatatatatatatatatatatatatatatgtgtgtgtgtgtgtgtgtgtgcgtgcgtgtcttatatatatatatatatatatatatatatatatatatatatatatatatatatatatatatatatatatatgtgcgtgtgtctttcatatatatatatatatatatatatatatatatatatatatatatatatatatatatatatgcgtgtgtgtctttcatatatatatagatatatatatatagatatagatatagatatagatatagatatatagatatgtgcgtgtgtgtctttcatatatatatatatatatatatatatatatatatatatatatatatatatatatatatacatatatatgtatgtatgtatatatatatatatatatatatatatatatatatatatatatatatatatacatgtaagtatatgtacatatatatatatatatatgtacgttgtaATTTATAAAAGGGAAAGAATGCCAGCCTTTGGTAACATGCTTAGTAGAATTTGGTGATTCTTTGAAATCTTCAATTAAAAATGCTAAAACTGGATACGCTACTGTGCTGGCACATTTCCCTCGGACTTAGAATTGATGTGAACTGTTGCaataaatattaagaaaatactATCGTCTTAGAATTGATGTGAAGTGTtgcaataaataataagaaaatattatcGCGACGTAGCCCCTTAGCAGCCACCAAGTGTGTAGTGTTGTCGTATGGCGGCGCCACTGTTCCGTCGCCCTTTTTTCTGCCGTGTTTATTTTGGCATCCGAGCCGTTCCCCGCATTCCTTGGGAACTTAGTTATAGACCAGACGGTAACCTTATGCAACGCCAAGCTTATATAACGAATAAAATGTTACACGGGGGTAGAACGAAGTCCATAGGCGTTCCACTGATTAAGAAATGGCTACACGAAGGCTAACCTGATATCATAAACTTACGTTCATTACCGATGTACATATTTAACAACTATTTACATTTTTGATAAAGAGGAAGTTACCGTGATTTTTAATTTATGGTACTTAACCTGATTATTTAAAGAAAGGATTTGATATTCAAATCAGAGCCTGACACAAATTTATGGCACAACATAAAAATGCAGTTATACATCAAGAACAGATTTTAACTTCAGAGAGgaccagagagatagatagacagatatatatgaatgaatatatagatagagaggtcccacttttttatgaataaacagatagatagagaggtccCAGTTTTTTTTACGGGCGCTCATTAGTATGTGCGTATTGAAACATTAACATGGTTGTTCAACAATTTAATTCTTATACGTACAcgagcacttacacacacacactcacacacgcactcaaatatatatatatatatatatatatatatatatatatatatatatatatatatatatatatatacatgtatgtatgtatatatatttatttatttatctatctatttatctgtctatatacgagtatatatatatatatatatatatatatatatatatatatatatatatatatatatatatacatatatatatgtgtgtgtgtgtgtgtttgtgtgtgtgtccgtgcgtgtgtgtttatatatacatagatatatatatatatatatatatatatatatatatatatatatatatatatatttatatatatatgtatatttatacatatatgtatatgtatgtatgtatatatgcatgtgtgtat harbors:
- the LOC113818334 gene encoding facilitated trehalose transporter Tret1 — translated: MAVGFSAAYTSPALASLDAPNSTLTVNEDQKSWIGSLMPLSALTGSFIGGYLIDAIGRKMVILLCGPPFILAWILIGSAMNIWMIYVGRAIGGLCVGLLTLTLPVYLSETIQPEIRGVLGLLPTTIGNLGILVCFLVGSYVNWWWLALVGAIIPLVFTTLMCFVPETPRWYISRDRVEDAQASLEWLRGSAADVDFELDAIQRNFEIAKQESSSLKDLFRRQYAKPFLLAMGLMLFQQLSGINAVIFYTVSIFKMSGSTINNYLSTIIVGVVNLLSTFLANVLIDRLGRKILLYVSSVLIVLSLVALGTFFYIKETAENAMSVAGTMNLTAGAGNSTDDVTGWKETVDSLSWLPLVSFMVYVVAFSLGWGPIPWLFMGEALPVKIRGPAASIVTALNWSCTFVITKTFPGMVELIGPSYVFYIFTGIMTLATLFAFFLVPETRGKTLEEIEEELSGRSSLRNRKISTVSGLHM